A single window of Martelella sp. NC20 DNA harbors:
- a CDS encoding ABC transporter permease yields MNSDRAENALLVSPGLLLLALAFFLPIARMLMLSVMGPEGFTLSHFAEFVREPYYLNVLWRTIRLSFIITLISALVGFPLAYIMARAGPSLRLWLIIVILLPLMTSVVIRTFGWMVIFERGGIISSTLYDLGLVKRNFTLMRTETAIVIGMVQVLLPFMTLSILGVVTRIDQRLEEAARTMGCSFLQAFRHVVLPLAMPGIAAGSLLAFTLSASSFVTPSLLGGPRLQVLAASIYSSVTQTLDWHFAAAQAVILFLGIALTLIPYFRLTRGHHG; encoded by the coding sequence ATGAACTCCGACCGTGCAGAAAACGCGCTTCTGGTTTCGCCCGGTCTGCTGCTTCTGGCGCTGGCGTTTTTCCTGCCGATCGCGCGCATGCTGATGCTGTCGGTGATGGGGCCGGAGGGTTTCACGCTTTCCCATTTTGCCGAATTCGTCCGCGAGCCCTATTACCTCAATGTGCTGTGGCGCACGATCCGGCTGTCCTTCATCATCACGCTGATCTCGGCGCTGGTCGGCTTTCCGCTGGCCTATATCATGGCCCGCGCCGGGCCCAGCCTCCGGCTGTGGCTGATCATCGTCATCCTGCTGCCGCTGATGACCAGCGTCGTGATCCGCACTTTCGGCTGGATGGTGATCTTCGAGCGTGGCGGCATCATCTCGTCGACGCTTTACGATCTCGGACTGGTGAAGCGCAATTTCACGCTGATGCGCACCGAGACCGCGATCGTGATCGGCATGGTGCAGGTGCTGCTGCCATTCATGACGCTGTCCATTCTCGGCGTGGTCACCCGCATCGACCAGCGCCTGGAGGAGGCCGCGCGCACCATGGGCTGTTCCTTCCTGCAGGCGTTTCGCCATGTGGTGCTGCCGCTTGCGATGCCGGGGATCGCGGCCGGTTCGCTTCTGGCGTTCACGCTGTCGGCAAGCTCGTTCGTGACGCCGAGCCTGCTGGGCGGTCCGCGGCTGCAGGTGCTGGCGGCCTCGATCTATTCGTCGGTGACGCAGACGCTCGACTGGCATTTCGCCGCCGCCCAGGCGGTGATCCTGTTCCTCGGCATCGCGCTCACCCTCATCCCCTATTTCAGGTTGACGAGGGGCCATCATGGTTAA
- a CDS encoding ABC transporter ATP-binding protein: MSDIHLDRIKKSYGKVEVLHGIDLALSSGEFVSLLGASGCGKTTLLRTVAGLEAVTAGHVVIDGQDVTQLPPERRDIAMMFQSYALLPHLSVYENIRFPLRMRRIGDREEQDARVKAALETVQLSHLADRYPRQLSGGQQQRVALARAIVSNPKVLLLDEPLSNLDARLREDMQVELIEIHRRLGLTTLFVTHDQEEALSLSDRVVLLNAGKVEQEGAPAEIYARPATEFVSGFIGSANVLKANSEGGGSAVLEDGQCLAVSPDVAAGPVSVVLRQEDLTVSVTGEGLKAKVRTRVYLGARNRYVLTLAGETIRLLTDNETVFEPGDEVALSIEPGRVRVLARQA, encoded by the coding sequence ATGTCGGATATTCATCTCGATCGGATCAAGAAGTCCTACGGCAAGGTGGAAGTCCTCCACGGCATCGATCTCGCGCTGTCATCGGGCGAATTCGTGAGCCTGCTGGGCGCATCCGGCTGCGGCAAGACCACGCTGTTGCGCACCGTCGCCGGCCTTGAGGCCGTCACCGCCGGCCATGTCGTCATCGACGGTCAGGATGTGACGCAGTTGCCGCCGGAAAGACGCGATATCGCGATGATGTTCCAGTCTTACGCGCTGCTGCCACATCTCAGCGTCTACGAGAATATCCGCTTTCCGCTCAGGATGCGCCGCATCGGCGATCGCGAGGAGCAGGACGCCCGGGTCAAGGCCGCGCTCGAAACGGTGCAGCTTTCCCATCTTGCCGATCGCTACCCCCGACAGCTCTCCGGTGGCCAGCAGCAGCGCGTGGCCCTTGCCCGCGCGATCGTGTCCAACCCGAAAGTGCTGCTGCTCGACGAGCCGCTGTCCAATCTCGACGCGCGGCTGCGCGAGGACATGCAGGTGGAACTGATCGAAATCCACCGCCGTCTCGGTCTCACCACCCTGTTCGTGACCCACGACCAGGAGGAGGCGCTGAGCCTGTCCGACCGGGTGGTGCTTTTGAACGCCGGCAAGGTCGAGCAGGAGGGCGCGCCGGCGGAAATCTATGCCCGCCCGGCAACCGAATTCGTCTCCGGCTTCATCGGCTCGGCCAATGTGCTGAAGGCGAATTCGGAAGGGGGCGGCAGCGCGGTGCTGGAGGACGGCCAGTGTCTTGCCGTTTCGCCGGACGTGGCGGCGGGGCCGGTTTCCGTGGTGCTGCGACAGGAGGATCTGACCGTCTCCGTAACCGGCGAAGGTTTGAAGGCGAAGGTCAGGACCCGGGTCTATCTCGGGGCCCGCAACCGCTATGTGCTGACCCTTGCCGGCGAAACCATCCGGTTGCTGACCGACAACGAAACCGTGTTCGAGCCCGGCGACGAGGTCGCGCTTTCAATCGAACCCGGCCGCGTTCGCGTACTCGCGCGGCAGGCTTGA
- a CDS encoding ABC transporter permease — translation MVKAVPLWLKIATFVFIALIVVVMLAPLVVVIGTSFSANQFISFPPKDFSLEWYRKVLSSSAYLSAGALSLGIALLVTFSSVTIGGAAAIAIHRRQLPKSELIGAVFLSPLILPTIIYAIGLLMFWSATFGSVSFVTLWIGHTAITLPYVVRTTLAVLSESDPFIEEAARTMGAGRIQRLLFVVLPQCRPGLAAGAFFAFNISFDEAVLSLFLRTPDLTTLPVQIYGQLEFSPDPSVAAVSTIMIALTVILILVIDRVLGIGKFASG, via the coding sequence ATGGTTAAGGCCGTTCCGCTCTGGCTCAAGATCGCGACCTTCGTGTTCATCGCGCTGATCGTGGTGGTCATGCTGGCGCCGCTTGTGGTGGTGATCGGCACCTCGTTTTCGGCCAACCAGTTCATCTCGTTTCCGCCAAAGGACTTCTCGCTCGAATGGTATCGGAAGGTGCTGTCGTCGAGCGCTTATCTTTCCGCCGGGGCATTGAGCCTTGGCATCGCGCTTCTGGTGACGTTCTCCTCCGTCACTATCGGCGGGGCGGCGGCGATCGCGATCCACCGCCGGCAATTGCCGAAATCGGAACTCATCGGCGCCGTGTTCCTGTCGCCGCTGATCCTGCCGACGATCATCTACGCCATCGGCCTGCTGATGTTCTGGAGCGCGACCTTCGGCAGCGTCTCGTTCGTCACGCTGTGGATCGGCCATACCGCGATCACGCTGCCCTATGTGGTGCGCACCACACTCGCCGTGCTGTCGGAATCCGACCCGTTCATCGAGGAGGCGGCGCGCACCATGGGGGCGGGCCGCATCCAGCGGCTGTTGTTCGTGGTGCTGCCGCAATGCCGGCCGGGGCTTGCCGCCGGCGCGTTCTTCGCCTTCAACATCTCCTTCGACGAGGCGGTGCTGTCGCTGTTCCTGCGCACCCCGGACCTGACGACGCTGCCGGTCCAGATCTACGGCCAGCTCGAATTCAGCCCCGACCCGTCCGTTGCCGCGGTCTCCACCATCATGATCGCGCTCACTGTCATTCTCATCCTCGTTATCGACCGCGTGCTCGGTATCGGCAAATTCGCCAGCGGTTAG